A genomic segment from Colletotrichum higginsianum IMI 349063 chromosome 5, whole genome shotgun sequence encodes:
- a CDS encoding Eukaryotic aspartyl protease, whose product MKSEVFVAAMGSVVSSVAALSFPRATEGKGFIAMPVRQVRPDLGHLTKREAIEVVLRNREFYYSTDIMIGTPAQQVTVLLDTGSSELWVNPDCSTAPSAAQAKQCSAAGQYNPRNSRTPPTGPIGTRRLNYGDPSDPNTQTSAEIAYYTDSITMGASVLVNQTFGVVTKSDGIATGIMGLAPDLKAGFEPGKPYSLVLNSLADQGLIESRIFSLDLRHQSADSGMLIYGGVDKGKFIGELQRVPMVNGAKGEPRLAVELTGIGMTLANSAETYALAPADKNVMLDSGTTLTRLHPALARPILADLKATIDTDGYWTAACSLRDSGSDSYVTFTFGKKTIRVPLSDFILDLGPRDGQCYVGLVTTTDQQILGDSMMRAGYFVFDWDNLAVHMAQANDCGKEEIVAVGKGSDAVPSGVIGLCDGPATPDGDGQPVTSAVSSSAPSASDTPIVSPTGLPVTITQTVDSGPAPTPTPIYTTLSDCDALTLCPQSSTNGASPPSSSSSPIRGSPNSGGSSSDPSKSTGVGAPSASTTGGPSSSTSSDSHSTAVSLADDRFLGLFLGSLMTLAAVFWNA is encoded by the exons ATGAAGTCTGAAGTCTTTGTTGCCGCCATGGGGAGCGTGGTGAGCTCTGTCGCTGCCCTGTCCTTCCCTCGTGCTACCGAGGGCAAAGGATTCATCGCTATGCCAGTCAGACAGGTCCGACCCGACCTGGGTCATCTTACGAAGCGAGAGGCCATCGAAGTTGTGCTCAGAAATAGAGAGTTTTACTACTCCACTGACA TCATGATCGGTACGCCTGCCCAGCAGGTGACTGTTCTTCTCGACACAGGCTCTTCTGAGCTCTGGGTCAACCCTGATTGCAGCACCGCGCCTTCAGCTGCCCAAGCCAAGCAGTGCAGCGCTGCTGGTCAGTACAACCCGCGCAACAGTCGTACTCCGCCCACCGGCCCAATTGGCACCCGCAGACTCAACTACGGAGACCCCTCGGACCCTAACACTCAGACGAGCGCCGAGATCGCCTACTATACCGATTCCATCACCATGGGTGCCAGTGTCTTGGTCAACCAGACCTTTGGTGTCGTCACTAAGagcgacggcatcgccaCTGGCATTATGGGTCTGGCTCCCGACCTCAAGGCCGGCTTCGAGCCAGGCAAGCCCTACAGCCTGGTTCTCAACAGCTTGGCTGACCAGGGACTCATCGAAAGCCGCATCTTCTCGCTGGACCTGCGTCATCAGTCGGCGGACTCGGGCATGCTCATCTACGGCGGTGTCGACAAGGGCAAGTTCATTGGCGAGCTCCAGCGAGTTCCCATGGTGAACGGCGCCAAGGGCGAGCCTCG CCTCGCTGTTGAGCTTACCGGCATTGGCATGACCCTCGCCAACTCCGCCGAGACCTACGCTCTCGCCCCGGCGGATAAGAACGTCATGCTCGACTCCGGCACGACCCTCACCCGCCTTCACCCGGCCCTCGCTCGCCCCATTTTGGCAGACCTGAAGGCCACCATCGACACCGACGGTTACTGGACCGCCGCCTGCTCCCTGCGCGACAGTGGCAGCGACTCCTACGTCACATTCACCTTTGGCAAGAAGACCATCCGCGTGCCCCTCAGCGATTTCATCCTTGATCTGGGCCCCCGGGACGGTCAGTGCTACGTCGGCCTCGTTACCACTACCGACCAGCAGATCCTCGGCGACAGTATGATGCGGGCTGGCTACTTCGTCTTCGACTGGGACAATCTGGCCGTCCACATGGCGCAGGCGAACGACTGCGGCAAGGAGGAGATTGTGGCCGTCGGCAAGGGTAGCGACGCGGTGCCCAGCGGTGTCATTGGACTCTGCGATGGGCCCGCGACGCCGGACGGTGACGGGCAGCCCGTGACGTCTGCAGTGAGTTCATCTGCTCCTTCAGCTTCTGACACCCCGATCGTCTCGCCCACCGGCCTCCCGGTCACCATCACCCAGACCGTGGACAGCGGCCCGGCCCCAACCCCGACCCCGATATACACCACCCTGTCTGATTGTGACGCATTGACACTCTGCCCCCAGTCGTCCACGAACGGTGCCTCGcctccatcctcgtcgtcctccccgATCAGAGGATCGCCCAACAGCGGCGGCTCTTCCTCGGACCCCTCGAAGAGCacgggcgtcggcgccccGAGTGCGTCGACCACGGGCGGCCCTTCATCCTCAACGTCCTCCGATTCCCACTCCACGGCGGTttccctcgccgacgaccgaTTCCTGGGTCTGTTTTTAGGAAGCTTGATgacgttggcggcggtgttTTGGAATGCTTGA